In the genome of Saprospira sp. CCB-QB6, one region contains:
- a CDS encoding 5'-nucleotidase C-terminal domain-containing protein encodes MNKPQLFILALFLLLLGSCQSYQHFVKEEGQYYQLNSSEHQEADSSTAAIYAPYKKQLEAKMNEQLGQLDVDLIKEQPESNMGNFTADMVAVQAQLYTGQSIDFAVLNYGGLRLPSIPKGPLKKGKIYELLPFDNMIVVVELKGSELPALFEHICMKGGWPVSAAVRMQMDDEFAPHNISLEGQAIVPDQNYRIATIDYLANGGDNCSFFKGKKRYETGKFLRDAAIEYISAQTAKGKTIKARKEGRISQKK; translated from the coding sequence ATGAACAAACCACAGCTTTTTATACTTGCCCTCTTTCTTTTGCTATTGGGCAGTTGTCAGTCCTACCAGCACTTTGTCAAAGAAGAGGGACAATATTATCAGCTCAACAGCAGTGAGCACCAAGAGGCGGATAGCAGCACTGCGGCTATTTATGCTCCTTACAAAAAACAATTGGAGGCCAAGATGAATGAGCAATTGGGCCAATTGGATGTAGATCTCATCAAGGAACAGCCAGAGTCTAACATGGGGAATTTCACGGCTGATATGGTCGCCGTCCAAGCACAATTATATACTGGTCAAAGTATTGATTTTGCGGTCCTCAATTATGGTGGGCTTCGCCTGCCCTCTATTCCCAAAGGCCCACTCAAAAAAGGCAAAATCTATGAGCTCCTCCCCTTTGACAATATGATTGTCGTGGTTGAGCTTAAAGGCAGCGAATTGCCTGCCCTCTTTGAGCACATCTGCATGAAGGGCGGTTGGCCGGTTAGCGCTGCGGTTCGGATGCAGATGGACGACGAGTTTGCACCCCATAATATTAGCCTAGAAGGTCAAGCCATTGTTCCCGATCAGAACTATCGCATTGCCACTATTGATTATTTGGCCAATGGAGGCGATAATTGCAGCTTCTTTAAAGGCAAAAAACGCTATGAAACGGGGAAATTTCTCCGAGATGCAGCCATAGAATACATCTCTGCCCAAACGGCCAAAGGAAAAACTATTAAGGCCCGAAAAGAAGGCCGAATCAGCCAAAAAAAATAA
- a CDS encoding bifunctional metallophosphatase/5'-nucleotidase, whose product MNYNRRKFLGRLGQFGLLAGTSLILPSSLKAFHGQLLAQSDEAPELIKLSILHTNDVHSRIEPFPMDGGRNQGKAGAARRAALIQKIRQEEEHVLLLDAGDMFQGTPYFNYFKGELELKLMSNMGYEAGTLGNHDFDAGIENLEQQLKAHANFPILNCNYNFEDTPMQGLAKPYTIIKKGALKIGLTGVGIELDGLVPGPLYGQTQYQDPQKALNKMARFLKEEKKCDYVICLSHLGYSYKHNKISDLVLAQNSEAVDLIIGGHTHTFLEQPTLVKNPKGEEVLVSQAGWAGIVLGRIDVYFEPSKKKKCISCQNTIID is encoded by the coding sequence ATGAACTACAATAGAAGAAAATTCTTGGGCCGCTTGGGCCAATTTGGTCTTTTGGCTGGAACAAGCCTGATTCTCCCCTCTTCCCTCAAAGCTTTTCATGGCCAACTTTTGGCCCAAAGCGATGAAGCCCCAGAACTCATCAAACTAAGCATTTTGCACACCAATGATGTGCATAGCCGCATCGAACCTTTTCCTATGGATGGAGGCCGCAACCAAGGCAAGGCAGGCGCCGCCCGTCGGGCCGCCCTCATCCAAAAAATTCGTCAAGAGGAAGAACATGTCCTTTTGCTCGATGCTGGCGATATGTTTCAAGGTACCCCCTATTTTAATTACTTCAAAGGCGAGCTCGAACTCAAATTGATGTCGAATATGGGCTATGAAGCGGGCACTTTGGGCAATCACGATTTTGATGCGGGCATCGAAAACCTAGAGCAGCAACTAAAGGCCCATGCCAATTTCCCGATCCTCAACTGCAATTACAATTTTGAGGACACCCCCATGCAAGGCCTCGCCAAACCCTATACGATTATCAAAAAAGGAGCACTCAAAATTGGGCTCACAGGGGTTGGCATTGAGCTAGATGGCCTAGTGCCTGGTCCACTTTACGGCCAAACCCAATATCAAGACCCCCAAAAGGCCCTCAACAAAATGGCTCGTTTCCTCAAGGAAGAGAAAAAATGCGATTATGTCATTTGCCTCTCTCACCTCGGTTATAGCTATAAACACAACAAGATTTCAGACCTCGTTTTGGCCCAAAATTCAGAGGCAGTAGACCTCATTATTGGCGGACACACCCACACTTTTCTAGAACAACCCACTTTGGTCAAAAACCCCAAAGGCGAAGAAGTACTGGTTTCTCAAGCAGGC